One genomic window of Quercus lobata isolate SW786 chromosome 9, ValleyOak3.0 Primary Assembly, whole genome shotgun sequence includes the following:
- the LOC115961025 gene encoding uncharacterized protein LOC115961025, protein MGAEAKCNVCENTCDSLILRCPRCDFNLHVQCGPLPNTIKHKCHVDSLTLTDSPVEDDSDDEFYCDACEEKRRPRFPIYYCAGCLFVAEVSCVISEVMLWLKGEYGDVELRSPEGKFAGKVIIERTEAMEMCKKEAEEATKILNDPEAEEMQALHDLLTLDRLLKYENVSRHLEVGYGIRRQIKPQIGGTGVLTWNDILSSFSEDEKKELKEVLMTEDVQEESIDEENSSDSLDNSLFLDKAFTDLKQKLGSGPKQLMDLWNREEKVVNVRDYLVPQSLAPILESLFEKDGDVGAETSLSSRVKMYLIVILCGTIDSVCCTRILDITEDKLLNWMQYLRALEYAGFKIQFVHDQWMRVTKAYFGLQLRKLEDDTLQELETDITKYDAEVKELTTKLELMKDKHKRITSEKSGKRSSLIEDCLRAAAKLKWKKAGAGLIKLG, encoded by the exons ATGGGGGCTGAAGCTAAGTGCAATGTCTGTGAAAACACCTGTGATTCTTTAATACTCCGTTGTCCTCGGTGCGATTTCAATCTTCATGTTCAATGTGGTCCATTACCGAATACCATCAAACATAAATGTCATGTAGATTCTCTCACCCTTACAGATTCCCCTGTTGAAGACGATTCAGATGATGAATTCTACTGCGATGCTTGCGAGGAAAAAAGACGTCCACGATTTCCAATTTACTATTGTGCAGGTTGTCTATTTGTAGCTGAGGTCTCTTGTGTGATCTCTGAG GTTATGCTATGGCTCAAAGGAGAATATGGGGATGTGGAGTTGAGGTCACCCGAAGGAAAATTTGCTGGAAAGGTGATCATCGAAAGAACAGAGGCAATGGAGATGTGCaaaaaagaagcagaagaagcAACCAAAATACTTAATGATCCAGAAGCAGAGGAAATGCAGGCTCTGCATGATCTACTAACTTTGGATCGAttattaaaatatgaaaatgtgtCGCGTCATCTGGAAGTAGGATATGGAATCAGAAGACAAATTAAGCCACAAATAGGGGGAACGGGTGTTTTAACCTGGAATGATATACTATCTTCTTTCAGTGAAGATGAGAAAAAGGAATTGAAGGAAGTTCTAATGACAGAAGATGTACAGGAAGAAAGTATCGATGAAGAGAACTCATCGGATAGCCTAGATAATTCCTTGTTTTTGGACAAAGCATTCACAGATTTAAAGCAAAAGCTTGGATCCGGGCCTAAGCAATTAATGGACTTATGGAACAGAGAGGAGAAGGTTGTTAATGTAAGGGATTACTTAGTGCCTCAGAGCTTGGCCCCTATCCTAGAAAGCTTGTTTGAGAAAGATGGGGATGTGGGTGCTGAGACCAGTTTATCTTCTAGGGTAAAGATGTATCTAATTGTCATATTATGTGGGACCATAGATAGTGTGTGCTGCACCAGAATTTTGGATATCACAGAAGATAAACTATTGAATTGGATGCAGTACTTGAGGGCTTTGGAATATGCAGGGTTCAAAATTCAGTTTGTTCATGATCAGTGGATGAGAGTTACAAAAGCTTACTTTGGACTCCAGCTTAGAAAACTAGAAGATGACACCCTTCAGGAACTTGAAACAGATATCACAAAGTATGATGCAGAAGTCAAGGAACTGACTACAAAATTGGAGCTAATGAAAGACAAACATAAGCGTATAACATCTGAAAAATCTGGGAAAAGGTCGAGCTTAATCGAGGATTGCTTGAGAGCGGCTGCCAAGTTGAAGTGGAAGAAAGCTGGCGCGGGTCTAATTAAGCTGGGCTAG